One stretch of Rosistilla oblonga DNA includes these proteins:
- a CDS encoding serine/threonine-protein kinase — translation MPDPTSSNQPEESDLPDPIDEAFVAYLKARDAGGSDSRADFIERFPDLKSQLSELLDAADLIEQLAGSNVASENADPAADTRAGVRIDSIGDDLEATLAITPVPGEGAGPQLPFEMGDYVLESVLGRGGMGVVYLGHQKNLDRPVAVKMIRSGVLAGRDEIKRFCSEAKAAAKLKHPNIVAVHHFGLEGGHYYFSMDYVEGFDLSKKVDDGPQDCREAARYVRDVAAAIHHAHQRGLLHRDLKPGNVLIDACDQVHVTDFGLAKHVDAESSLTNSGAAIGTPNYMAPEQASGDHEATCPQSDVYSLGAILFALITGRPPFVTDSVMQTLMQVIHRPAPELRSLCDAPEDLDTIVEKCLQKEPQQRYASAEALAEDLDRFLNDQPIKARARTSLQRGLDWLSEVPIFAALIGRRLMHTSDSHRRFQSMILLLVLSMPMILAAVLFGARMLHDRLPSEPKIAGGPAGDVYAQVAGELADRLHQAVDRPVVAMPTEGSVENLEHLLAGDVDLAILQASAVRGEQVSVIAPLYYEAVHLLARRDAGIARFAEIAGHRVAIGGQGSGSQLAAHMLFDSLGLAESDIEIVYQPFQQSQGDATIPLSIACVARGSKIMAAALQSQQFQLLAVEDPLNISLDHPTLRPLQILPADYPAADLPADGIATVGTTAFLATRRNAPAVLVTATLEALYRSEISVPRMITRQQAAEWQGLALHPAARAFYESE, via the coding sequence CGATCTGATCGAACAGTTGGCCGGATCGAATGTCGCCAGCGAAAACGCCGATCCAGCAGCCGACACGCGAGCGGGCGTGCGGATCGACAGCATCGGCGACGATCTCGAAGCCACGCTGGCGATCACGCCGGTCCCAGGGGAAGGTGCCGGTCCGCAATTGCCCTTCGAAATGGGGGACTACGTTCTCGAGAGCGTGCTCGGACGCGGCGGGATGGGAGTCGTCTACCTTGGTCATCAGAAGAATCTCGATCGTCCGGTCGCCGTGAAGATGATCCGGTCGGGCGTGTTGGCTGGCCGCGATGAGATCAAGCGTTTCTGCTCCGAAGCCAAAGCGGCGGCAAAGCTGAAGCATCCCAATATCGTTGCGGTGCATCATTTTGGGCTCGAAGGGGGACATTACTATTTTTCGATGGACTACGTCGAAGGCTTCGATCTGTCGAAGAAGGTCGACGACGGACCGCAGGACTGTCGCGAGGCGGCGCGGTATGTCCGCGATGTCGCCGCGGCGATTCACCATGCCCACCAACGCGGGCTGCTGCATCGCGATCTGAAGCCGGGCAACGTCTTGATCGATGCATGCGACCAAGTCCACGTGACCGATTTTGGATTGGCCAAACATGTCGATGCCGAGAGCAGTCTGACGAACAGCGGCGCGGCGATCGGGACGCCAAATTACATGGCTCCCGAACAGGCTAGCGGCGACCACGAAGCGACCTGCCCGCAATCGGACGTCTATTCTTTGGGGGCGATCCTGTTTGCATTGATCACCGGTCGGCCGCCGTTTGTCACCGATTCGGTGATGCAAACATTGATGCAGGTGATCCATCGACCGGCGCCGGAACTCCGCTCGCTGTGCGATGCGCCCGAAGATCTCGATACGATCGTCGAGAAGTGTTTGCAGAAAGAGCCCCAGCAGCGTTACGCGTCGGCCGAAGCGTTGGCGGAAGATCTCGACCGCTTCTTAAATGATCAACCGATCAAGGCCCGGGCTCGCACGTCGCTGCAACGCGGTCTCGATTGGCTGTCGGAAGTTCCGATCTTCGCCGCGTTGATCGGTCGCCGGTTGATGCATACGTCCGACAGCCATCGACGCTTTCAATCGATGATCTTGCTGCTGGTGTTGTCGATGCCGATGATCCTGGCCGCCGTTCTGTTTGGCGCTCGAATGCTGCACGATCGATTGCCGTCGGAGCCGAAGATCGCCGGCGGTCCGGCGGGAGACGTCTACGCGCAGGTCGCTGGTGAACTGGCGGATCGACTGCATCAAGCTGTCGATCGCCCGGTCGTTGCGATGCCAACGGAAGGATCGGTCGAAAATCTGGAACACCTGCTCGCCGGCGATGTCGACCTGGCGATCCTGCAGGCCAGCGCGGTCCGCGGCGAACAGGTTAGCGTGATCGCGCCGCTGTATTACGAAGCAGTCCATTTGCTCGCTCGCCGCGATGCCGGAATCGCTCGGTTCGCCGAAATTGCGGGACACCGCGTTGCGATCGGCGGGCAGGGGAGTGGATCACAACTGGCGGCGCACATGTTGTTCGATTCGCTGGGGCTAGCCGAAAGCGATATCGAGATCGTCTACCAACCGTTTCAGCAATCGCAAGGCGACGCGACGATTCCGTTGTCGATCGCTTGCGTCGCTCGCGGCAGTAAGATCATGGCCGCTGCACTGCAGAGCCAACAATTCCAGTTGCTTGCGGTCGAAGATCCTTTAAATATCTCGTTGGATCATCCGACACTGCGACCGCTACAGATCTTGCCGGCCGATTATCCAGCGGCCGATTTGCCAGCCGACGGGATCGCGACCGTTGGCACGACAGCGTTCCTGGCGACGCGTCGCAACGCACCGGCGGTGCTGGTGACCGCAACGCTCGAAGCACTCTACCGGAGTGAAATCTCCGTGCCGCGAATGATCACACGTCAACAAGCCGCAGAATGGCAAGGCTTGGCCCTACATCCTGCGGCTCGCGCGTTTTACGAATCCGAGTGA
- a CDS encoding outer membrane beta-barrel protein: MRKNILGALSIALAIATQQSVLLAGSPSCLSSLRCDDGMLCDSAAHYRGGSDCDARMICGDECNDGCLGGCSAGCSDLCGASCDHGGFGCDAGMDSCCDGGLFGLGLLGQASSGWNVSGWVDAGFIGNTSSPNSKFNGPYNAVDRSNEGMLNQLYMIVEKRLPRYGAGIGGRVDILYGEDYLLAQSNGLERRDDGAARWNGEYYGLALPQAYVSMGNEDVSLQVGHFYSVVGYEGVMAPDNFFYSKSYSYQFAGPFTHWGAQLNVRPTDALSFNLGIHNGWDSLDRESDKPGFIGKVRYDSQSSKAWTSFAITTGDSSNDLAGVALNPDFTNRTRYSWLVALPVTKRLDYVFHHWLGFQEEGAPDGGRADWYGIDQYLTYCFTDRLKGAVRFEWFRDEEGTRVGLNRPSNPNNPPFVGDFYSLSAGFNMAVSKNLTIRPELRADWFDGTAASQPFDDGNDDNQFMLGIDAIFRI, from the coding sequence ATGCGGAAAAATATATTGGGTGCGTTGTCGATCGCATTGGCGATCGCCACACAGCAGAGTGTCTTGTTGGCGGGCAGTCCGTCTTGCCTGTCGAGCCTTCGGTGCGATGACGGAATGTTGTGCGATAGCGCAGCACACTATCGCGGCGGTTCCGACTGCGACGCTCGCATGATCTGCGGCGATGAGTGCAATGATGGTTGCCTCGGAGGTTGCTCGGCAGGCTGCAGCGACCTCTGCGGCGCAAGCTGCGACCACGGCGGATTTGGCTGTGACGCCGGTATGGACAGTTGTTGCGACGGTGGGCTGTTTGGGCTCGGACTATTGGGCCAGGCCAGTAGCGGTTGGAACGTTTCGGGCTGGGTTGATGCCGGCTTCATCGGAAACACGTCCAGCCCCAACAGTAAGTTCAACGGTCCCTACAACGCTGTCGATCGTAGCAACGAAGGGATGTTGAACCAGCTGTACATGATCGTCGAGAAACGCCTGCCCCGTTACGGCGCTGGCATCGGCGGTCGCGTCGATATTCTCTACGGCGAAGATTACTTGTTGGCTCAGTCCAACGGTTTGGAACGCCGCGACGATGGGGCGGCTCGCTGGAACGGCGAATATTATGGCTTGGCATTGCCACAAGCTTATGTTTCGATGGGAAACGAAGATGTCTCGCTGCAGGTCGGTCACTTCTATTCGGTCGTCGGTTATGAAGGAGTCATGGCCCCCGATAACTTCTTCTACAGCAAATCCTACAGCTACCAATTCGCCGGCCCGTTCACTCACTGGGGCGCCCAGTTGAACGTCCGCCCAACCGACGCGTTGAGCTTTAACCTGGGAATTCACAACGGCTGGGATTCGTTGGACCGCGAAAGCGACAAACCTGGCTTCATCGGGAAGGTCCGCTACGATTCGCAGTCGAGCAAGGCATGGACTTCGTTTGCCATCACGACTGGCGATTCAAGCAACGACCTGGCGGGCGTCGCACTGAATCCCGACTTCACCAATCGCACCCGCTACAGTTGGTTGGTGGCGTTGCCAGTAACCAAACGCTTGGACTACGTCTTCCATCACTGGTTGGGCTTCCAGGAGGAAGGTGCACCCGACGGCGGTCGCGCCGATTGGTACGGCATCGATCAGTACCTGACCTACTGCTTCACCGATCGATTGAAGGGAGCCGTGCGGTTTGAATGGTTCCGCGACGAAGAGGGAACACGCGTCGGGCTGAACCGACCCAGCAATCCCAACAATCCGCCATTTGTTGGCGACTTCTACAGCCTGTCGGCTGGATTCAATATGGCGGTTTCCAAGAACCTAACGATCCGCCCCGAATTGCGAGCCGATTGGTTCGACGGCACCGCCGCCAGCCAACCGTTTGACGATGGCAACGACGACAACCAGTTCATGCTGGGAATCGACGCCATCTTCCGAATCTAA
- the hemP gene encoding hemin uptake protein HemP, translating into MDSPSDLAHLGETPILPKVFEFAALSGDRPEVWIELDGITYRLRKTRQGKLILTK; encoded by the coding sequence ATGGACTCGCCCTCGGACCTCGCTCACCTCGGTGAGACCCCGATCCTCCCCAAGGTGTTTGAGTTTGCCGCGTTATCGGGCGACCGGCCGGAGGTTTGGATCGAGCTGGACGGGATCACGTACCGTTTACGCAAGACTCGCCAAGGCAAACTAATCCTTACGAAATGA
- a CDS encoding adenosine kinase: MKYDVYGVGNALVDIQARVSDQVLAATGFDKGIMTLVDDIQQQSVLSSLGDVSLNRCAGGSAANTIVGIADFGGKVAYAGKVSGDEVGDFFLKDMRDLGITIEVAPAASGPTGTCAVLISEDAQRTMLTNLGVSITLSEADIDEAEIAQAKYLYVEGYLLTGESTKAAAYKAIDCAKRNNVKVAFTASDPFLVNTMRDEIWSLIEGPVDLFFCNEEEAKSLTKLTDPIACAAEIHKHCENVAMTLGANGSIIMHGGESFPIEGVATDAIDTTGAGDMYAGGVLYGITNGMSWKQAGHLGSHAASRIVSQLGARMEKKFSPEEIKQLMA, from the coding sequence ATGAAGTACGACGTATACGGCGTTGGAAACGCCTTGGTAGATATTCAAGCCCGCGTCAGCGACCAAGTCTTGGCCGCGACAGGATTTGACAAAGGGATCATGACGCTGGTCGACGACATCCAACAGCAAAGCGTGCTGTCGAGTTTGGGCGACGTTTCGTTGAACCGCTGTGCCGGCGGATCGGCAGCCAACACGATCGTCGGAATCGCCGACTTTGGCGGCAAGGTCGCCTACGCGGGGAAGGTCAGCGGCGATGAGGTCGGCGACTTCTTTTTGAAGGACATGCGCGATCTGGGCATCACGATCGAAGTTGCCCCCGCGGCATCGGGACCGACCGGAACCTGTGCGGTCTTGATCAGCGAAGACGCACAGCGAACGATGCTAACCAATCTCGGCGTCTCGATCACGCTCAGCGAAGCCGATATCGATGAAGCCGAAATCGCACAGGCCAAGTACCTGTACGTCGAAGGTTATCTATTGACCGGCGAATCGACCAAGGCGGCTGCTTACAAGGCGATCGATTGTGCCAAGCGGAACAACGTCAAAGTTGCCTTCACCGCATCGGATCCCTTTTTGGTGAACACGATGCGAGACGAGATCTGGAGCCTGATCGAAGGTCCCGTCGACCTGTTCTTCTGCAACGAAGAAGAAGCGAAGAGCCTGACCAAACTAACCGATCCAATCGCCTGTGCCGCAGAGATTCACAAGCACTGCGAAAACGTTGCGATGACCTTAGGGGCCAACGGATCGATCATCATGCACGGCGGTGAATCGTTCCCGATCGAAGGTGTCGCGACCGACGCGATCGACACCACGGGAGCTGGCGACATGTATGCCGGCGGCGTGTTGTACGGCATCACCAACGGCATGTCGTGGAAACAAGCCGGGCACTTGGGGTCGCATGCGGCCAGCCGAATCGTGTCGCAGTTGGGCGCCCGCATGGAAAAGAAGTTCAGCCCCGAAGAGATCAAGCAACTGATGGCCTAG
- a CDS encoding sugar phosphate isomerase/epimerase family protein encodes MIQAQDRRGFLRTGIAAGAAALSLGSLGRTALAQAATKPKFKISLAEWSLHRTIRGGKLDNLQFAETAKNEFGIEGIEYVNQFFKDKAKDAAYLAELNKRAADNGVTQLLIMIDGEGRLGDPDDKKRTQAVENHYKWVEAAKELGCHSVRVNAGSSGEYKEQQKLASDGLRRLSEFAKPHGLNVIVENHGGLSSNGKWLAGTIEMVGLDNCGTLPDFGNFYINRGTGEKYDNYLGTEELMPFAKAVSAKAHKFDDQGNEANLDYARLMKIVLDTGYDGWVGIEWEGGTPDEYEGIRLTKKLLERFQ; translated from the coding sequence ATGATTCAAGCACAAGATCGACGCGGATTTCTGCGCACCGGTATCGCCGCTGGCGCTGCGGCGCTATCGCTGGGCAGCCTCGGGCGGACAGCTTTGGCCCAGGCGGCGACGAAGCCTAAGTTTAAGATCTCGCTGGCCGAATGGTCGCTGCATCGCACGATCCGCGGCGGCAAGCTGGACAACTTGCAATTCGCTGAGACTGCCAAAAATGAATTTGGCATCGAGGGGATCGAATATGTAAACCAGTTCTTCAAGGACAAAGCGAAAGACGCGGCGTATCTTGCCGAATTGAACAAGCGAGCGGCGGACAATGGCGTCACGCAACTGTTGATCATGATCGACGGCGAAGGCCGATTGGGCGATCCCGACGACAAGAAGCGAACGCAAGCTGTCGAGAACCATTACAAGTGGGTCGAAGCGGCCAAGGAACTCGGCTGCCACAGCGTTCGCGTCAACGCCGGCAGTTCGGGCGAATACAAAGAACAGCAGAAATTGGCATCCGATGGTCTTCGCCGTTTGAGCGAATTTGCCAAGCCGCACGGCTTGAACGTGATCGTGGAAAACCACGGTGGCCTGTCGTCCAACGGCAAATGGCTCGCGGGCACGATCGAGATGGTCGGCTTGGATAACTGCGGCACCCTGCCCGACTTCGGCAACTTCTACATCAATCGCGGAACCGGCGAAAAATACGACAACTACCTCGGGACCGAGGAGTTGATGCCTTTCGCAAAGGCTGTCAGCGCCAAGGCACACAAGTTCGACGACCAGGGGAACGAAGCCAATCTGGACTACGCTCGCTTGATGAAGATCGTCCTGGACACCGGTTACGACGGTTGGGTCGGAATCGAATGGGAAGGCGGAACGCCGGATGAATACGAAGGTATTCGATTGACCAAGAAGCTGCTGGAACGCTTCCAATAA
- a CDS encoding arylsulfatase yields MPSIVDPGFSRDTRSRATKSQLCTLISCKSLLAAVAMLWVTASLAAADAPTPPNVVFILADDLGYRELGSFGQELIKTPHLDKLAKQGMRLTQHYSGNAVCAPSRCVLMTGKHPGHAEVRSNKSTPPEGQWPIPDSDITLAELLSGEGYATGAFGKWGLGGPDSSGEPLRQGVQRFFGYNCQSHAHSYYPSYLWDDNQHVKLNNDPPVSGHIGFADGDDPSDPASYARFKGQDYAPDRINAQALQFVKDNKNKPFFLYYPTVIPHVALHVPDEELKQYHDLGWQDPPFVRDGGYGYTPHFTPRAAYAAMITRMDRYIGNILNLLDELQLSDNTIVVFSSDNGTTHLGKEVDYTFFRSVGELRGLKGSLYEGGVRVPTLVRWPGKIAAGSQSDYVSGFEDWIPTLMDLIGKSEDVPEGLDGISIAPTLLGKSQEERPYLYREFPSYGGQQTIRVGDFKAVRQNMSKGNLEIELYNIREDIGEQNNIAAEHPELVAQLAQQMEAVRTPSKIFPLIPLDAPARKAKKR; encoded by the coding sequence ATGCCTTCGATCGTCGATCCAGGATTCTCGCGCGACACCCGCTCCCGCGCGACTAAATCGCAGCTGTGCACGCTGATATCTTGCAAGAGTCTGTTGGCCGCAGTGGCGATGCTGTGGGTAACGGCTTCGCTCGCCGCAGCCGATGCGCCAACGCCACCCAACGTTGTCTTTATCCTCGCCGACGACCTCGGCTATCGCGAACTAGGCAGCTTTGGGCAAGAATTGATCAAGACGCCGCACCTAGACAAACTCGCGAAACAAGGGATGCGACTGACTCAGCACTACTCGGGCAACGCCGTCTGCGCCCCGTCGCGATGCGTGTTGATGACCGGAAAACATCCCGGTCATGCCGAGGTGCGAAGCAACAAATCAACGCCGCCCGAAGGGCAATGGCCGATTCCCGACAGCGACATCACGCTCGCCGAATTGCTTTCGGGCGAAGGCTACGCCACCGGAGCGTTTGGGAAATGGGGACTCGGCGGTCCCGATTCCTCTGGAGAGCCGCTGCGTCAGGGAGTCCAACGCTTCTTCGGTTACAACTGCCAATCGCACGCCCACAGCTACTATCCGTCTTACCTTTGGGACGACAACCAACATGTCAAACTGAACAACGATCCTCCGGTCTCCGGCCACATCGGGTTTGCCGATGGCGACGACCCCAGCGATCCGGCCAGCTACGCTCGTTTCAAGGGACAGGATTACGCGCCCGACCGCATCAACGCGCAGGCACTACAATTCGTTAAGGACAACAAAAACAAACCGTTCTTCTTGTATTACCCGACAGTGATTCCGCACGTCGCGTTGCACGTTCCCGATGAAGAGCTGAAACAGTATCACGATTTGGGCTGGCAGGATCCGCCGTTTGTCCGCGATGGCGGATATGGGTACACGCCCCACTTCACGCCGCGAGCGGCTTATGCGGCGATGATCACTCGGATGGATCGCTACATCGGCAACATCTTGAACCTGTTGGACGAACTGCAGCTGAGCGACAACACGATCGTCGTCTTCAGCAGCGACAACGGCACGACTCATCTGGGCAAAGAGGTCGATTACACGTTCTTCCGCAGCGTTGGTGAACTGCGCGGCTTGAAGGGCTCGCTGTACGAAGGAGGCGTTCGCGTGCCGACGCTTGTCCGTTGGCCCGGTAAGATCGCGGCGGGATCGCAGAGCGATTATGTCAGCGGATTCGAAGACTGGATCCCAACGCTGATGGATCTGATCGGCAAATCGGAAGACGTTCCAGAGGGCTTGGATGGGATCAGCATCGCCCCGACGCTGCTGGGAAAATCGCAGGAAGAACGTCCCTATTTGTATCGCGAATTCCCTAGCTACGGCGGTCAGCAGACGATCCGCGTCGGCGACTTTAAAGCGGTTCGGCAGAACATGAGCAAAGGAAATTTGGAGATCGAGCTTTACAACATTCGCGAAGACATCGGCGAACAGAACAACATCGCCGCGGAGCATCCCGAATTGGTTGCCCAATTAGCACAGCAGATGGAAGCGGTCCGAACGCCTTCGAAGATCTTCCCTTTGATCCCGTTGGACGCCCCTGCACGGAAGGCGAAGAAGCGTTAG
- a CDS encoding solute:sodium symporter family transporter, which translates to MVTILSFLFFTGLVGLITWWITHRDDHASSSGYFLGGRTLTFPLIAGSLLLTNLSTEQMVGLNGAAFNDGLCVMVWEVVCVVALVFMAWFFLPRFLKSGVATVPQYLEIRFDHQTQVITNLIFLVAYVGILLPIILYSGATGMIGILDVPSMLGDLPERVGMSTDSFALWLIVWAVGIIGSIYALFGGLRTVAVSDTINGIGLLIGGFMITGYALAQIGDGDGVAKGAELLLDQQRERFNSVGGPESSVPFSTIFSGIFLLNLFYWTTNQQIIQRTFGASSLAEGQKGVLLTGALKLLGPLYLVIPGMIAYHIFSGEDIKADQAYGMLVNRVLPAHLTGFFAAAMIGAILSSFNSALNSSCTLFSLGLYKSVLRKDATEAQVVRSGKIFGWIVAVIAMAIAPLLAQTDSIFGFLQKMNGMYFIPIFAVVLVGMLSRRVPASAAKLALLAGFGIIAIGYFVEPFDKIVASMHEFHFLGCVFAWLVILMLVIGEIWPRETEFVQEDVGAVDMTPWRFAVPAGLVLIAIVLLIYQRFADFSVLVP; encoded by the coding sequence ATGGTCACGATCCTTTCGTTTTTGTTCTTCACCGGACTTGTCGGTCTGATCACCTGGTGGATCACGCATCGCGACGACCACGCCTCCAGCAGCGGTTACTTTTTGGGTGGCCGCACGCTGACCTTCCCGCTGATCGCCGGATCGCTGCTGCTGACCAACCTGTCGACCGAACAGATGGTCGGACTCAACGGCGCTGCGTTTAACGACGGCCTCTGCGTGATGGTTTGGGAAGTCGTCTGCGTCGTGGCGTTGGTCTTCATGGCTTGGTTCTTCCTGCCGCGATTTTTGAAGAGCGGTGTCGCCACGGTCCCGCAGTACCTCGAGATCCGCTTCGATCACCAAACCCAAGTGATCACGAACCTGATCTTCTTGGTCGCCTATGTCGGCATCCTGCTGCCGATCATTTTGTACAGCGGAGCGACGGGGATGATCGGGATCCTGGACGTTCCGTCGATGTTAGGCGATCTGCCCGAACGGGTCGGGATGTCGACCGATTCGTTTGCGTTGTGGTTGATCGTTTGGGCAGTCGGAATCATCGGTTCGATCTACGCACTGTTCGGCGGTCTGCGAACCGTCGCGGTCTCCGACACGATCAACGGCATCGGATTGCTGATCGGCGGCTTTATGATCACCGGATACGCGTTGGCTCAGATCGGCGATGGCGACGGAGTCGCCAAAGGGGCTGAATTGCTGCTGGATCAACAGCGCGAGCGTTTCAACTCGGTCGGCGGCCCCGAATCCTCGGTCCCCTTTAGCACGATCTTCTCCGGGATCTTCCTGCTGAATCTGTTCTACTGGACCACCAACCAACAGATCATCCAGCGAACGTTTGGTGCCAGCAGCCTCGCCGAAGGACAAAAGGGGGTGCTGTTGACCGGTGCCCTGAAGTTGCTCGGCCCGCTCTATTTGGTCATCCCCGGCATGATCGCCTACCACATTTTCAGTGGCGAAGATATCAAAGCCGACCAAGCGTACGGGATGTTGGTCAACCGCGTCTTGCCGGCGCACCTGACTGGATTTTTTGCTGCCGCGATGATCGGCGCGATCTTGTCGAGCTTCAACTCTGCGCTCAACAGCTCTTGCACGCTGTTCAGTCTGGGACTGTACAAGAGCGTCCTTCGCAAGGATGCCACCGAAGCCCAAGTCGTTCGTTCGGGCAAGATCTTCGGCTGGATCGTGGCTGTGATTGCGATGGCGATCGCACCGCTGTTGGCTCAAACCGACAGCATCTTCGGCTTCCTGCAGAAGATGAACGGGATGTATTTCATTCCGATCTTTGCCGTCGTGTTGGTAGGGATGCTCTCCCGCCGCGTCCCCGCGTCAGCCGCGAAGCTCGCTCTGCTGGCGGGCTTCGGCATCATTGCGATCGGCTACTTTGTCGAACCGTTCGACAAGATCGTCGCGTCGATGCACGAGTTCCATTTCCTGGGATGCGTCTTCGCTTGGTTGGTGATCCTGATGCTGGTGATCGGCGAAATCTGGCCGCGTGAAACGGAGTTTGTGCAAGAGGATGTGGGTGCCGTCGACATGACCCCATGGCGTTTTGCGGTCCCCGCCGGCTTGGTGCTGATCGCGATCGTGCTGCTGATCTATCAACGCTTCGCCGACTTCTCGGTGCTTGTACCTTAG
- a CDS encoding RluA family pseudouridine synthase: protein MDVIWEDNYALVVNKPNGLLTTAARGVESLEIQLLEFFKQRSGEESPYVGMPHRIDRPVSGAVLIGKTRSATKQFCAQFQSRKIEKTYVAIVSGTPTEPTGTWRDWMRKISDRAEAEIVDAEHPEAKQAILNYELVASVGELSCLRIGLETGRTHQIRLQAAHRGFPIVGDSLYGSQIDFGPQSTEPRKRPIALHARQIVFRHPKNGKATSVLVDVPEVWRTLGFHEVLKEGELCG, encoded by the coding sequence ATGGACGTTATCTGGGAAGACAATTACGCGCTGGTGGTGAACAAGCCCAATGGGCTGCTGACGACCGCCGCTCGAGGCGTCGAATCGCTGGAGATCCAGCTGCTGGAGTTTTTCAAGCAGCGGAGCGGCGAAGAGTCGCCGTACGTGGGGATGCCTCATCGCATCGACCGCCCGGTCAGCGGAGCGGTCCTGATCGGCAAGACGCGATCGGCAACGAAACAGTTCTGCGCTCAATTCCAATCGCGGAAGATCGAAAAGACTTACGTCGCGATCGTCTCTGGAACGCCCACCGAACCGACGGGGACGTGGCGCGATTGGATGCGGAAAATTTCGGACCGCGCCGAGGCGGAGATCGTCGACGCGGAGCATCCCGAAGCGAAACAAGCGATCTTGAATTATGAGCTGGTGGCCAGCGTGGGCGAACTCTCCTGCTTGCGGATCGGGCTGGAAACCGGTCGCACGCACCAGATCCGACTGCAGGCGGCGCACCGTGGATTTCCGATCGTCGGCGATAGCCTGTATGGCAGTCAAATCGATTTTGGGCCACAATCAACGGAGCCACGCAAACGCCCGATCGCTTTGCATGCCCGCCAAATCGTCTTCCGCCACCCCAAGAATGGCAAAGCCACGTCGGTGCTGGTCGACGTTCCCGAAGTCTGGCGGACGCTCGGCTTCCACGAAGTGTTAAAGGAAGGCGAGCTGTGCGGTTAA
- a CDS encoding menaquinone biosynthetic enzyme MqnA/MqnD family protein, whose product MDKLRIGAVSYLNTKPLVYGIQQRLPGAEVVFDLPSRLADQLHAGQLDVALIPSVEYFRHADDYEIVSDACIACRGPVWSVRLLSRVPVPEIKTLALDEGSRTSAALVQVLLKQQYGLTPELHPLPIDASPDALSTDAVLLIGDRAMHPTTGLYQEIWDLGDRWCSWSKLPFVFAMWIGRRGADHRELADALQHCRDAGMEHLQQLATEHAGTHGLTVSDCFAYLSRYLHFTLGDEERQGLELYRTKATELGLIAS is encoded by the coding sequence ATGGACAAACTTCGCATCGGTGCGGTCTCTTATCTGAACACCAAGCCGTTGGTCTATGGAATCCAGCAGCGGTTGCCGGGAGCGGAGGTTGTCTTCGATCTCCCCAGCCGCTTGGCCGATCAATTGCACGCCGGTCAGTTGGATGTCGCCCTGATTCCGTCGGTTGAATATTTCCGTCACGCCGACGATTACGAGATCGTTTCGGACGCCTGCATTGCTTGTCGCGGCCCCGTTTGGAGCGTGCGACTGTTGAGCCGCGTGCCGGTCCCCGAGATCAAGACGCTCGCTTTGGATGAAGGGAGTCGCACCAGCGCGGCTCTGGTCCAGGTGCTGCTGAAGCAACAGTATGGGCTGACCCCCGAACTGCATCCGCTGCCGATCGATGCCAGCCCCGATGCGCTTTCGACCGACGCCGTGTTATTGATCGGCGATCGAGCGATGCACCCGACGACGGGACTGTATCAAGAGATCTGGGACCTGGGCGATCGCTGGTGCAGTTGGAGCAAGTTGCCGTTTGTGTTTGCGATGTGGATCGGCCGCCGCGGCGCGGATCATCGCGAACTTGCCGACGCGTTGCAGCACTGCCGCGATGCCGGGATGGAGCACTTGCAACAACTGGCGACCGAACACGCGGGGACGCATGGGCTGACAGTCAGCGACTGTTTCGCGTATCTTTCCCGTTACCTCCACTTCACCCTCGGCGACGAAGAACGCCAAGGATTGGAGCTGTATCGCACCAAAGCGACCGAACTGGGGCTGATCGCTTCTTAG